A genomic stretch from Candidatus Binatus sp. includes:
- a CDS encoding nuclear transport factor 2 family protein: MSVKEIESAVQELAAAFNKMDMKAAVNLFSENLEVFDHVPYRFDNKKQFADFLTPAFSGLASAHFGFRQLSCRMINDGAAVANAYDTFTGITKDGKPMTLHGRTTLVFAKEAGQWKIVSAHFSPLPKE; this comes from the coding sequence ATGAGCGTAAAAGAAATTGAATCCGCGGTTCAGGAACTCGCTGCTGCGTTCAACAAGATGGACATGAAGGCGGCGGTGAATCTCTTTTCGGAGAATCTCGAGGTTTTCGATCACGTGCCGTACCGCTTCGACAACAAGAAGCAGTTCGCCGATTTCCTGACGCCCGCGTTTTCGGGACTTGCCAGCGCCCACTTCGGCTTCCGCCAACTCTCATGCCGCATGATCAACGACGGCGCCGCGGTCGCCAACGCATACGACACCTTCACCGGCATCACCAAGGACGGCAAGCCGATGACGCTTCATGGCCGCACCACGTTGGTGTTCGCCAAGGAAGCGGGCCAATGGAAGATCGTGAGCGCGCACTTCTCACCCCTGCCAAAGGAATAG